One stretch of Schlesneria sp. DSM 10557 DNA includes these proteins:
- a CDS encoding DUF1501 domain-containing protein produces MGGNHHSLPVSRRRLLHQGCLGVFGLGCAGQLAAEVPLPGRTSTSLRPEPGYSCIFIVQYGGASHIDSFDLKPLAPDIVRGPFQPIATRTPGLEVCEHLPQLAQQSDKFTIIRSMTHGNPGHDGGMHVAMTGHSMPRPETPYFGSVISRLQPARRNIPSYVWLQNLAGDVEPRYLKGGFLGAAHGPLRVGTDLDNPSARDFHFAGFDPLEGNAPERVQSRQKLLQALSDRLIAADTEEGRSVSKSPVSGFQRFQEKAFDLITGTHASAAFDLSRESSRMRHRYGHHPLGQNLLMARRLVEAGVRQVSVTAWCGVAEGEKFVHTQTWDMHGPSAGSHLGSIFGSGSFGLGFALPRVDQAVSALLEDLDDRGLLAQTLVVLVGEFGRAPRIFEQGRDHWPACYSALVAGAGVQGGLVYGASDRQGAYVRDKPVTPEDFSATLFEAMGIDPHSRIGLDGFTHPASTGEPITEILRI; encoded by the coding sequence ATGGGGGGCAACCATCATTCACTGCCAGTGTCACGTCGCCGTTTACTTCATCAGGGATGTCTCGGAGTTTTCGGACTGGGCTGTGCCGGGCAGCTTGCTGCCGAAGTTCCACTGCCAGGGCGGACATCGACATCTCTTAGGCCGGAGCCTGGCTACTCATGTATTTTCATCGTGCAGTACGGCGGGGCGAGTCACATCGACAGTTTCGATCTCAAGCCCCTGGCGCCGGACATTGTTCGTGGACCCTTTCAACCGATCGCGACGCGGACGCCGGGACTGGAGGTCTGCGAGCACCTGCCTCAACTGGCGCAGCAGTCGGACAAGTTCACCATCATTCGTTCCATGACGCATGGGAATCCCGGACATGATGGGGGGATGCATGTTGCGATGACCGGGCATAGCATGCCCAGGCCCGAAACGCCTTACTTCGGTTCCGTCATCTCACGACTTCAGCCTGCGCGCCGGAACATCCCTTCCTATGTCTGGTTGCAGAATCTGGCAGGCGATGTCGAGCCCCGCTATCTGAAAGGGGGATTTCTGGGCGCCGCTCACGGACCTTTGCGGGTCGGAACCGATCTCGATAACCCCAGTGCCCGCGACTTTCACTTTGCGGGGTTTGATCCGCTGGAAGGGAACGCGCCTGAGCGAGTGCAAAGCCGACAGAAGCTGCTGCAGGCACTCTCTGACAGGCTCATTGCGGCAGATACAGAGGAGGGACGAAGCGTTTCAAAGAGTCCCGTCAGCGGATTCCAGCGATTCCAGGAGAAGGCCTTCGACCTGATCACGGGGACTCACGCGAGTGCGGCATTCGATCTGTCCCGCGAATCATCACGGATGCGTCATCGTTACGGCCATCACCCGCTGGGGCAGAACCTGCTGATGGCGCGGCGATTGGTGGAAGCGGGTGTCCGTCAGGTCAGTGTCACGGCCTGGTGTGGGGTGGCCGAAGGAGAGAAATTCGTCCACACGCAAACCTGGGATATGCACGGTCCGTCGGCGGGTTCGCACCTGGGGAGTATTTTCGGCAGTGGCTCGTTCGGACTTGGCTTTGCGCTCCCGCGTGTCGATCAGGCGGTTTCAGCGCTGTTGGAAGACCTTGATGATCGGGGTTTGCTTGCACAGACTCTGGTCGTCCTGGTGGGGGAATTCGGCCGTGCTCCCCGGATTTTCGAGCAGGGAAGAGATCACTGGCCCGCCTGTTATTCTGCCCTGGTTGCGGGAGCAGGAGTGCAGGGAGGATTGGTCTACGGGGCATCTGATCGCCAGGGCGCCTATGTGCGCGATAAGCCTGTCACTCCCGAAGATTTCAGTGCGACGCTCTTCGAAGCGATGGGGATTGACCCTCATTCACGTATTGGATTGGACGGGTTTACTCATCCCGCGAGCACGGGAGAGCCCATAACGGAAATACTACGGATTTGA
- a CDS encoding LysR family transcriptional regulator, giving the protein MRWLRRIPPHRNARRAERGALLKSPQDAFCLAMVVSTFKNSLVTVLRVGGIFSPLRERLGLHARELTPKVVRKIAILSGETRSYKRAVIVLAEADVGVSIKTVERVVHEIGGELAERRDADPKTDNALALRGDLPPELAIIECDGGRIRCRHPGRGPGVHPVGEGWRETKVACLIRAHRQTFAEDPQPNPPECFCDPQHVAKLVETEALSVAAPVLQEALSADTTIHREDPLTTMALDWRPKRLVRTVLASMADSREFGKQMQREAKRRQFPAAAGKAFLGDGLSWNWSIWKERFSEFTPILDFIHALSYVFMSAKALHPDSPSNAWSQYLVWMRGCWQGDIGQVLDEMRVWQTKLGEPPEEIHDQDPRTLLAKSIHYLENNRSRMQYDQYRQQGLPVTTAWMESLVKEMNYRVKGTEMWWNDPQGAEAILQIRAAGLSEDDRLSRHLDQRTGNPFTRPPKTPKLAIHKNRS; this is encoded by the coding sequence ATGAGGTGGTTGCGTCGCATCCCCCCTCATCGAAATGCCCGGCGTGCGGAACGCGGTGCACTCTTGAAGTCGCCTCAAGACGCGTTTTGTCTGGCGATGGTCGTGTCGACCTTCAAGAACTCGTTGGTCACTGTCCTGCGTGTCGGCGGGATTTTTTCCCCCCTACGGGAACGTCTGGGACTTCACGCTCGCGAGTTGACGCCGAAAGTCGTCCGAAAAATCGCCATCCTGTCAGGTGAGACCCGTTCCTACAAACGGGCGGTGATCGTGTTGGCTGAAGCCGATGTGGGCGTCTCGATTAAGACGGTTGAACGAGTCGTTCATGAGATCGGCGGCGAACTGGCGGAACGTCGTGACGCCGATCCGAAAACCGATAACGCGTTGGCGCTGCGAGGTGATTTGCCCCCCGAGTTAGCGATCATTGAATGTGACGGCGGACGTATTCGGTGTCGTCATCCGGGGCGCGGTCCGGGTGTTCACCCTGTGGGGGAAGGTTGGCGTGAGACGAAGGTCGCCTGTCTGATTCGCGCTCATCGCCAGACGTTCGCAGAGGATCCCCAGCCCAATCCCCCCGAGTGCTTCTGTGATCCGCAGCACGTCGCGAAATTAGTGGAAACGGAGGCATTGTCAGTCGCTGCTCCCGTTCTGCAGGAGGCCCTGTCCGCTGACACAACGATCCATCGGGAAGATCCTCTGACAACCATGGCCCTGGATTGGCGACCGAAACGCCTGGTCCGCACCGTGCTGGCGAGCATGGCTGACTCCAGAGAGTTCGGCAAACAGATGCAACGGGAAGCAAAGCGACGGCAGTTCCCCGCCGCCGCTGGCAAAGCTTTTCTGGGGGATGGCCTGTCCTGGAATTGGTCGATCTGGAAAGAACGCTTCAGCGAGTTTACGCCGATCCTCGACTTCATTCACGCACTCAGTTACGTGTTTATGAGCGCCAAAGCGCTCCACCCTGATTCGCCATCCAATGCTTGGAGCCAATATCTGGTCTGGATGCGGGGTTGCTGGCAGGGTGACATCGGCCAAGTGCTGGACGAAATGCGTGTCTGGCAAACGAAATTAGGAGAACCTCCTGAAGAGATCCACGATCAGGACCCACGGACCCTCTTGGCGAAATCGATCCATTACCTCGAAAACAATCGCTCCCGAATGCAATACGATCAGTACCGTCAACAAGGTCTACCGGTCACGACGGCTTGGATGGAGTCACTCGTGAAGGAAATGAACTACAGGGTCAAAGGGACGGAAATGTGGTGGAACGACCCGCAAGGCGCCGAAGCGATTCTGCAAATCCGAGCCGCTGGCCTTTCCGAAGACGACCGTCTCTCTCGACACCTCGACCAGCGAACGGGCAACCCCTTTACCAGACCACCCAAAACTCCAAAACTCGCGATCCACAAAAACAGAAGCTGA
- a CDS encoding ATP-binding protein, with product MTTGELDSEERVLFLPPTRRDRDVTCDLLSKSGMQPFPCTDMIHLAEEVRRGAGAVLLTEKVLTQLGINAFLTTLKQQQTWSDLPVVLMLYQGTPSPAANKFVGQLTNVTLIELPASTSTVVSSVQAALRARRRQYQIQQLLESEQAARREGERANLIKDEFLATLSHELRTPLNAIFGWTQLLKMKPNDANQVREAVTVIDRNVRMQTQLIEDLLDMSRIISGKINLDIMPVDMGNVIDAAIDAVLPAAKAKKIRLQRVVEVPLPIVYGDFNRLQQVIWNLVTNAVKFTSIDGVVHLRCQQVDSCVEVSVTDTGEGIEPEFLPHLFERFSQADGSTTRRHGGLGLGLSIVKNLVELHGGTIHAASPGLGAGSTFLVRLPASSSSPLDERQSVAGCETPLTRADGEGLSGLKILVVDDEFDARELMRRLLSERGAIMLTSGSAEEARLQLATFRPELIISDIGMPHRDGYEFIKALRNDGITTPAIALTAFARVEDRIRSIAAGFQAHLAKPVEPAELLATILRLISPSQIAQS from the coding sequence GTGACCACTGGCGAACTCGACTCCGAAGAACGTGTCCTCTTTCTCCCTCCAACGCGTCGTGACCGTGACGTGACTTGCGACCTGTTGTCAAAATCGGGAATGCAGCCATTCCCGTGTACTGACATGATTCACCTCGCAGAAGAAGTGCGACGAGGTGCTGGTGCGGTCCTGCTGACGGAAAAAGTCCTAACCCAGCTCGGCATTAACGCTTTCCTCACCACGCTGAAACAGCAGCAGACCTGGTCGGACCTGCCCGTTGTCCTCATGCTCTATCAGGGGACACCTTCGCCCGCTGCCAACAAATTTGTTGGCCAATTGACCAACGTCACTCTCATCGAACTGCCCGCTTCAACCTCCACTGTCGTCAGTTCAGTGCAGGCGGCGTTGCGCGCGCGCCGGCGGCAGTATCAGATTCAGCAGCTGCTCGAGAGCGAACAGGCTGCCAGGCGTGAGGGAGAACGAGCTAACTTGATCAAAGACGAGTTTCTCGCCACGCTCAGTCACGAACTGCGAACACCGCTGAACGCGATCTTCGGCTGGACTCAGCTTCTCAAGATGAAGCCCAACGATGCCAATCAGGTACGGGAAGCAGTGACTGTCATCGACCGGAATGTCCGGATGCAGACCCAACTGATTGAAGATCTGCTGGACATGAGCCGCATTATCTCTGGCAAGATCAACCTGGACATCATGCCGGTCGACATGGGAAATGTGATCGACGCGGCGATTGATGCCGTCCTTCCCGCTGCCAAGGCGAAGAAAATCCGTCTGCAACGGGTCGTCGAGGTCCCGTTACCCATCGTGTACGGCGACTTCAATCGGCTGCAACAAGTGATCTGGAATCTCGTCACGAATGCGGTCAAGTTCACTTCGATCGATGGGGTTGTGCACCTTCGTTGTCAGCAGGTTGATTCGTGCGTTGAGGTCAGCGTCACGGATACCGGTGAAGGGATCGAGCCGGAATTTCTGCCTCACCTGTTCGAACGGTTCAGCCAGGCGGACGGGTCTACCACACGGCGGCACGGGGGGTTGGGGCTTGGACTTTCGATCGTCAAAAATCTCGTCGAGTTGCACGGGGGAACGATTCACGCGGCGAGCCCGGGGTTGGGGGCCGGTTCGACCTTCCTCGTCCGGCTTCCCGCGTCGTCGTCCTCGCCGCTCGACGAGCGGCAATCAGTTGCCGGATGTGAAACGCCCCTGACAAGGGCCGACGGGGAAGGGCTGTCGGGCTTGAAAATTCTGGTGGTCGACGACGAATTCGATGCTCGAGAATTGATGAGGCGACTTCTTTCCGAACGTGGGGCGATCATGCTGACGTCGGGGTCGGCCGAAGAAGCGAGGCTCCAGCTCGCGACCTTCCGGCCTGAGTTGATCATCAGCGACATCGGCATGCCGCATCGGGACGGGTATGAATTCATCAAAGCCTTGCGAAACGATGGCATCACGACTCCAGCCATCGCCTTGACCGCATTTGCCCGTGTCGAAGATCGAATCCGCTCCATCGCCGCAGGCTTCCAGGCCCATTTGGCGAAACCCGTGGAACCTGCAGAGCTTCTCGCGACGATTTTGCGACTGATCAGCCCCAGCCAGATCGCCCAGTCTTGA
- a CDS encoding MBL fold metallo-hydrolase translates to MKITFLGAAGEVTGSQHLIETDRLRILLDCGLFQGHRLEARRKNEKFHCDPKNLDGVILSHAHADHCGNLPGLYKAGFRGPIFCTPATADVTDIMLHDSAHIQEEDARYLNRKHPPDAPRILPLYNDDHVTEVVKLLETIPYGEWHELSKDLRLRFQEAGHILGSAITEIEIRDKGDWKRIVFTGDLGRRGTPLLHNPQRVEGCDVLITESTYGNRIHPPEDDIKTQLKAILNRAARQGGRVIIPAFSLGRTQTFIYFLNELHNAGELPSIPVFVDSPLSYEITSIYRKHASSLDAAFHRRLQSDRDPFSFPGLRYIGSQSESMGLNQRKGSFAVISASGMCEAGRVVHHLLHGLQDPNNIVLLIGYQAENTLGRRIQERMPVVRVLDHDIELLADVEVLQGLSAHADAEDFKWWFEGLGAVRGVGRAFIVHGEQESAVALSQLLDHVCDEPPTIPQFGESFEV, encoded by the coding sequence ATGAAAATCACATTTCTCGGTGCGGCGGGTGAAGTGACAGGCAGTCAGCACTTGATTGAAACGGATCGCCTGCGAATTCTGCTCGACTGTGGCCTGTTTCAGGGACACCGTCTGGAAGCGCGCCGGAAGAACGAAAAATTTCATTGTGACCCCAAGAATCTGGACGGCGTGATTCTTTCGCACGCCCATGCTGACCACTGTGGTAATCTGCCGGGCCTCTACAAGGCGGGGTTTCGGGGACCGATCTTCTGCACCCCTGCGACGGCAGACGTGACCGACATCATGCTGCACGACAGTGCGCATATTCAGGAAGAAGATGCGCGATATCTGAATCGAAAGCATCCGCCCGACGCGCCGCGCATCCTGCCGCTTTATAACGACGACCACGTGACGGAAGTCGTTAAACTGCTGGAGACAATTCCCTATGGCGAATGGCACGAGCTTTCAAAAGATCTCCGGCTGCGGTTTCAGGAAGCGGGTCACATCCTGGGTTCCGCCATCACCGAAATCGAGATTCGGGACAAGGGGGATTGGAAGCGGATCGTCTTCACTGGCGACCTCGGACGCCGCGGTACACCCCTGCTGCATAACCCGCAGCGTGTAGAAGGCTGCGATGTCCTGATCACCGAGTCCACTTACGGCAACCGCATTCATCCTCCAGAAGACGACATCAAGACTCAGCTCAAGGCGATTCTGAACCGAGCCGCCCGGCAGGGGGGGCGGGTGATCATTCCCGCATTCAGTCTCGGCCGAACGCAGACCTTTATCTACTTTCTGAATGAGCTGCACAACGCGGGGGAACTTCCGTCGATTCCCGTGTTTGTGGATAGTCCACTGTCATACGAAATCACGTCCATCTATCGGAAGCATGCGAGCAGTCTGGACGCGGCATTTCATCGTCGATTGCAGTCCGATCGCGATCCATTCAGTTTTCCCGGACTACGCTACATCGGCTCACAGTCTGAAAGTATGGGGCTGAATCAGCGCAAAGGTTCATTCGCTGTGATTTCCGCCAGCGGAATGTGCGAGGCTGGTCGGGTCGTCCACCATTTGCTGCACGGGTTGCAGGATCCCAATAACATTGTGCTGTTGATCGGGTACCAGGCGGAAAACACGCTGGGACGTCGTATTCAGGAGCGGATGCCGGTCGTCCGTGTTCTTGACCACGACATTGAACTGCTGGCTGATGTCGAAGTCCTGCAGGGGTTGTCAGCTCATGCGGATGCGGAAGATTTCAAATGGTGGTTTGAAGGTCTCGGCGCCGTGCGGGGTGTCGGCCGCGCCTTCATCGTTCATGGCGAACAGGAATCCGCCGTCGCGCTCTCGCAACTACTGGATCACGTTTGTGATGAACCTCCGACGATTCCTCAGTTCGGTGAATCGTTTGAGGTTTGA
- a CDS encoding ATPase domain-containing protein has protein sequence MTKENQIERDSHHDRAATGVSGLDTILMGGLIPHRMYLVEGDPGAGKTTLALQFLRSGIEAGEKCLYISLSETKDELCAGAESHGWSLDGIEIIELTADESDLEGDSQITMYLSSEVELAETTKRVLNAVERVQPSRLVLDSLSEVRLLAQSPLRYRRQILALKQFFNGRKCTVLLLDDMTGEAGDLQLHSIAHGVVSLQQFTPAYGTSRRRLQVMKFRGTDFRGGYHDYVIREGGLQVFPRLVAADHSEPYEKGPIRSGVAALDELLGGGPDRGTSTLLVGPAGSGKSSVAVQYAVAAAKRGDHAAIFAFDESLATLETRTAALGIELKQGLSKGEVRVQQIDPTELTPGEFVFLVRRAVEVDSARIIVIDSLNGYLHSMPEEKFLTPQLHELLTYLGRQGVTTLMIVAQHGMIGSCMQTPVDTSYLADSVVAFRFYEYAGQVKKAISVVKKRSGAHEETIRELKFDSHGIHLSEPLTHFRGILNGVPIDSHNPDKSKS, from the coding sequence ATGACAAAAGAAAACCAAATCGAACGGGACTCCCATCATGACCGGGCGGCCACAGGGGTGAGCGGTCTGGATACCATTTTGATGGGGGGATTGATCCCCCACCGCATGTATCTGGTGGAAGGAGATCCGGGTGCTGGCAAGACCACCCTTGCTCTGCAGTTCCTGCGGTCAGGAATCGAAGCGGGCGAGAAATGCCTCTATATCTCGCTGTCAGAGACCAAGGATGAATTGTGTGCGGGGGCCGAGTCGCATGGATGGTCTCTTGATGGTATCGAAATCATTGAGCTAACGGCGGATGAGTCGGATCTGGAAGGCGATTCGCAAATTACAATGTACCTTTCGTCAGAGGTGGAGCTCGCGGAGACAACGAAACGAGTCCTGAATGCAGTCGAACGGGTCCAACCTTCGCGACTGGTGCTCGACTCTCTGTCCGAGGTACGGCTGCTGGCTCAGAGTCCCTTGAGGTACCGGCGGCAGATTCTCGCGCTCAAGCAGTTTTTCAATGGTCGTAAGTGTACCGTCCTGCTGCTCGATGACATGACAGGCGAAGCGGGTGATCTTCAGTTGCACAGCATTGCGCATGGCGTTGTTTCGTTGCAGCAGTTCACGCCTGCTTATGGCACTTCGCGGCGCCGTCTACAGGTGATGAAGTTTCGAGGTACAGACTTCCGCGGGGGCTACCATGACTACGTGATCCGCGAGGGGGGGCTCCAGGTCTTTCCTCGTCTGGTGGCGGCCGATCACTCGGAACCCTACGAGAAGGGACCCATTCGCAGTGGTGTTGCCGCACTGGATGAACTGCTGGGAGGGGGACCCGACCGCGGGACAAGTACATTGCTCGTCGGCCCGGCTGGATCGGGGAAGTCGAGTGTGGCCGTTCAGTACGCAGTCGCAGCCGCCAAACGGGGAGATCACGCTGCGATCTTTGCGTTTGATGAAAGTCTGGCGACTCTCGAAACACGAACTGCGGCATTGGGAATCGAATTGAAGCAGGGGTTGAGTAAGGGAGAGGTACGAGTCCAGCAGATCGATCCCACGGAATTGACTCCCGGCGAATTCGTCTTCCTCGTGCGTCGTGCCGTGGAAGTTGACTCCGCGAGGATCATCGTGATCGACAGCCTGAACGGGTACTTGCATTCGATGCCGGAGGAAAAGTTTCTAACGCCTCAGTTACATGAGCTACTGACTTATCTGGGGCGACAAGGTGTGACCACACTGATGATTGTGGCGCAGCACGGCATGATCGGGTCGTGTATGCAGACTCCCGTGGACACGAGTTATCTCGCCGATTCTGTCGTTGCATTTCGATTTTACGAGTATGCCGGTCAGGTGAAAAAAGCAATTTCCGTGGTGAAGAAGCGTAGCGGAGCCCACGAAGAGACGATTCGGGAATTGAAATTTGACAGTCATGGGATCCACCTCAGCGAACCGCTCACTCATTTCCGCGGAATTTTGAATGGCGTCCCGATTGATTCACACAATCCGGACAAATCCAAGAGTTGA
- a CDS encoding GNAT family N-acetyltransferase has product MLTIRPETPADRTNIDALHLAGFPGPQEARLVNLLRANGRLIASLVAELDHTIVGHVAFSPVQVVSDERGAGLAPVCVAASHRRQGIAAALIQSGLRTVQREGYQWCVVLGEPQYYRRFGFQPARQFGLFDEYGGGDAFQVLEFAEHAVPRGQGLVRYSIEFASLES; this is encoded by the coding sequence ATGTTGACCATACGTCCGGAGACACCGGCGGATCGAACGAACATTGATGCTCTTCATCTTGCGGGATTTCCAGGCCCCCAGGAGGCGCGACTGGTGAATCTGCTTCGGGCCAACGGGCGATTAATTGCCTCACTTGTCGCAGAACTGGACCATACGATTGTGGGGCATGTTGCGTTCAGCCCGGTCCAGGTCGTTTCGGACGAACGAGGAGCAGGCCTGGCTCCCGTTTGCGTGGCTGCGTCGCATCGCAGACAGGGGATTGCCGCGGCATTGATTCAGTCCGGCCTGCGGACGGTCCAGAGAGAGGGATACCAGTGGTGTGTGGTGCTCGGTGAGCCACAGTACTACCGCAGATTTGGTTTTCAACCCGCACGCCAATTCGGTCTGTTCGATGAATATGGTGGGGGCGATGCCTTTCAGGTGCTGGAGTTCGCCGAGCATGCGGTACCGCGGGGCCAGGGGCTGGTCCGGTACTCGATCGAGTTCGCGAGCCTGGAGTCGTGA
- the ruvB gene encoding Holliday junction branch migration DNA helicase RuvB yields MARKKIIEGGGEDPERVSHPAPPPGLSGDFNPDDDQLDDELRPQKLNDVVGQKKVVDRLKIVLDATLKRKEALGHILFDGPPGLGKTTLAMTLAREMGTECQITSGPSLQAPKDLLSYLTNASYGSVLFIDEIHRLPPAVEEFIYPVMEDFRVDIVLGEGLNARTINMKLKPFTVIGATTRSGMLTAPLRDRFVHREHLDFYDLDELQEIVYRNSKKLRTEIVGDAARLIADRSRGTPRKANNLLRWTRDFATVREPEGNITHVAAENALAMLEIDSVGLEAQDRRYLQTLCTVFTGGPAGLSAIGHTMNVPADTLEDEVEPFLLRVGFIQRTPRGRMITAAGLNHLGLNPSGGEGAQKRLF; encoded by the coding sequence ATGGCACGGAAGAAAATTATTGAAGGGGGCGGTGAGGATCCCGAACGAGTTTCCCATCCCGCTCCTCCTCCCGGATTATCAGGAGACTTCAATCCCGACGATGATCAGCTGGATGATGAGCTGCGACCGCAGAAACTGAACGATGTCGTTGGGCAGAAGAAGGTTGTCGATCGGCTGAAGATCGTTCTCGATGCGACGCTGAAGCGGAAGGAAGCTCTCGGGCACATTCTGTTCGACGGGCCCCCGGGGCTGGGGAAGACGACACTGGCGATGACGCTCGCCCGCGAAATGGGGACCGAGTGCCAGATCACTTCGGGGCCCTCCCTGCAAGCGCCGAAGGACCTGCTGTCGTACCTGACGAACGCAAGCTATGGCTCGGTCCTGTTCATCGATGAGATTCATCGACTGCCTCCCGCCGTGGAAGAGTTCATTTATCCCGTCATGGAGGACTTCCGTGTCGATATTGTTCTGGGCGAAGGACTGAACGCACGCACGATTAATATGAAGCTCAAACCGTTCACGGTGATTGGTGCGACCACACGCAGCGGGATGCTGACGGCCCCCCTGCGAGACCGGTTTGTGCATCGCGAACACCTCGATTTCTACGATCTGGACGAACTCCAGGAGATCGTGTATCGGAACTCGAAAAAGTTGCGTACGGAAATCGTTGGGGATGCAGCCCGGTTGATCGCCGATCGAAGCCGAGGGACCCCGCGTAAAGCAAACAATCTGCTGCGATGGACGCGTGACTTTGCCACTGTCCGGGAACCAGAAGGAAACATCACGCACGTCGCGGCGGAAAATGCCCTGGCGATGCTCGAAATTGATTCGGTCGGACTGGAAGCGCAGGATCGGCGTTATCTGCAGACGCTTTGCACGGTTTTTACCGGGGGACCAGCGGGGCTGTCGGCGATTGGACATACGATGAACGTCCCCGCCGATACGTTGGAAGATGAAGTGGAACCGTTCCTGCTGCGAGTTGGCTTCATCCAGCGCACCCCGCGAGGTCGGATGATTACCGCAGCGGGGCTCAATCATCTCGGCCTGAACCCATCGGGGGGAGAAGGAGCCCAGAAGCGGCTGTTCTAG